A genomic stretch from Acidobacteriota bacterium includes:
- a CDS encoding anti-sigma factor antagonist: protein MALHIDAKQTDGVTVLALSGRVTLGDESNQLRSKIKELLSHGDKRLVLDLGKVSYIDSAGLGTLVAAYTSARNEGGEIRLASITKKFDELLNITKLVTIFSVHDSVADALKAFH, encoded by the coding sequence ATGGCACTGCACATTGATGCAAAACAAACAGATGGAGTGACGGTTCTGGCGCTGTCGGGTCGCGTAACTCTGGGTGATGAAAGCAATCAGCTTCGAAGCAAGATCAAGGAGCTTCTATCGCACGGGGACAAGCGCCTGGTGCTTGACCTTGGCAAGGTCAGCTACATTGACAGCGCGGGGCTTGGGACCCTGGTGGCCGCGTATACCTCCGCCCGCAACGAGGGTGGCGAGATTCGCCTGGCCAGCATCACCAAGAAATTCGACGAACTGCTGAACATTACGAAGCTCGTCACAATTTTCAGCGTCCATGACAGCGTGGCGGACGCGCTGAAGGCTTTCCACTAG
- a CDS encoding DUF1015 domain-containing protein, producing MAEIYPFRALHYNSAAVDLQKVVTQPYDKISPEMRARYYAASPSNFVRLILRQPTPGSSQSVYSEAAAELQNWIQERTLVSEGEPAIYPYVQEFTVPGEPSNHKQRRGFVALLRIEEYSAGVVYRHEETLSGPKADRMELLKATRCNFGHIFMLYSDPRREIEKLLGKETQAKPWQQVTDEYSSVHSMWRVSDPRVLEHVIDAMQSRKLVIADGHHRYETSLAYARDHRRNAPEDDRANYVMATFVPLESDGLLILPTHRVVHSLPGFNWEQLCSQAAPFFEVKKLACSGAAAQDVQTIRQALEQSGRGRPTIAAYAGPQRAALFSLKKDADLAGALGEFPETLRRLDVVLLHGLVLEKAMRIDRQAVREQKHLRYVREFEQAVEEVNRGQAQVAFLMNPTPIQAVCEKAYAGLPLPQKSTDFYPKLLSGLTVYWMDNPAGL from the coding sequence ATGGCTGAGATTTATCCTTTTCGCGCGCTTCACTACAATTCCGCTGCGGTAGACCTGCAGAAGGTTGTCACGCAGCCGTATGACAAGATATCGCCCGAAATGCGCGCCCGCTATTATGCAGCGAGCCCCTCGAACTTTGTGCGGTTGATTCTGCGGCAACCGACCCCGGGCAGCAGCCAGAGCGTTTACAGCGAGGCGGCCGCGGAGCTGCAGAACTGGATCCAGGAGCGCACGCTGGTTTCAGAAGGCGAGCCGGCCATTTATCCTTACGTGCAGGAATTCACCGTTCCCGGCGAGCCTTCCAATCACAAGCAGCGGCGGGGATTTGTGGCGCTGCTGCGCATCGAGGAATACTCCGCCGGCGTGGTCTACCGGCACGAGGAGACGCTATCTGGCCCCAAGGCGGACCGCATGGAACTCCTTAAGGCTACCCGTTGCAATTTTGGCCACATCTTTATGCTCTACAGCGACCCCAGGCGAGAAATCGAAAAATTGCTGGGGAAAGAGACGCAGGCAAAACCGTGGCAGCAGGTGACAGATGAATATTCGAGCGTTCATTCCATGTGGCGCGTGTCGGACCCGCGCGTGCTGGAACATGTGATCGACGCCATGCAGTCGAGAAAGCTGGTGATCGCCGACGGACACCACCGCTATGAAACATCTCTGGCCTACGCCCGCGACCACCGCCGGAACGCGCCGGAAGACGACCGCGCCAATTATGTGATGGCCACGTTTGTGCCCCTTGAGAGCGACGGACTGCTGATTCTTCCCACGCATCGAGTGGTGCACAGCTTGCCGGGCTTTAACTGGGAACAGCTTTGTTCACAGGCCGCACCGTTCTTTGAGGTTAAGAAACTTGCCTGCAGCGGCGCTGCGGCCCAGGACGTGCAAACCATTCGCCAGGCGCTCGAACAATCCGGGCGGGGACGTCCCACGATCGCGGCTTATGCGGGGCCTCAGCGCGCGGCACTGTTCAGCCTGAAAAAGGACGCCGATCTTGCCGGAGCGCTTGGTGAATTCCCGGAAACACTGCGCCGGCTGGACGTGGTTCTGCTGCACGGGCTGGTGCTGGAAAAGGCGATGCGGATTGACCGCCAGGCCGTCCGCGAGCAGAAGCACCTGCGCTACGTCCGGGAATTTGAGCAAGCCGTCGAAGAGGTGAATCGAGGCCAGGCCCAGGTGGCATTCCTGATGAACCCGACGCCCATCCAGGCCGTCTGCGAAAAAGCCTACGCAGGGCTGCCGCTTCCGCAAAAATCGACAGACTTCTACCCCAAACTATTGTCAGGCTTGACGGTCTATTGGATGGATAATCCCGCAGGCCTCTAA
- a CDS encoding HAD family hydrolase: MTIPKTALDQMELLVFDLDGTLVDSELDLANSVNATLETIGRMPLSVDLIASYVGQGVSVLISRALGAESTSELVERATEIFLSHYREHMLDHTATYPGVREALSELDGRKLAVLTNKPVRFSREMLKGLGLAHCFLQIYGGNSFENKKPDPIGLHRLMEETGAPASRTMMIGDSVSDVLAGRNAGAWTCGVNYGFGAPTLDEVPPDIRIDNLRELPKLLNGKS; the protein is encoded by the coding sequence ATGACCATACCCAAAACCGCTCTCGACCAGATGGAACTCCTGGTCTTTGACCTGGATGGCACGCTGGTGGACAGCGAACTCGACCTGGCGAACAGCGTGAACGCCACGCTTGAAACAATCGGCCGCATGCCACTCAGCGTGGACCTGATCGCATCGTATGTAGGGCAGGGCGTCAGCGTTCTCATCAGCCGGGCGCTGGGCGCGGAGTCAACTTCGGAACTGGTGGAGCGCGCTACAGAGATTTTTCTGAGTCATTATCGCGAGCATATGCTGGACCATACCGCGACGTATCCCGGGGTCCGCGAAGCGCTGTCTGAGCTGGACGGCCGCAAGTTGGCGGTGCTGACCAATAAGCCGGTGAGGTTCAGCCGCGAGATGTTGAAAGGCCTTGGCCTTGCGCATTGCTTCCTGCAGATTTATGGCGGCAACAGCTTTGAAAATAAAAAGCCGGACCCCATCGGTCTCCACCGGCTGATGGAAGAAACCGGGGCGCCGGCCTCAAGGACGATGATGATCGGCGATTCTGTCTCAGACGTTCTGGCGGGCCGCAACGCCGGAGCCTGGACCTGCGGAGTCAATTACGGGTTTGGCGCTCCTACGCTCGATGAAGTTCCGCCCGACATTCGGATTGACAACCTGCGGGAATTACCGAAACTGTTGAATGGAAAATCTTAA
- a CDS encoding galactose-1-phosphate uridylyltransferase, whose product MPLLRLDPVRRRWVITGKRPAMPDALDSGELCPFCPGNESFTPASIREHRDANGHWDVRVFHDRAPLFRVEGGLNREGEGIYDRMNAVGAHEIVVETNQHGKPLAELAPQHIACVLEICRDRILDLKQDLRFRYVSMFKDQGRVRPAGEEHSHSQVLAVPVIPTLVERELRWSLFHYQRKERCIYCDILYQETRLGTRVVDENPDFVCLCPYASRFPYEIWVLPVQHFSAFERDMAAGPRLHSLARFLKTALLRVQKVSSKLRLSLHTEPNLAAYGTETTRWKTVRDDYHWHFEIYPELDGESDHFDAESFYYNPIPAEDAALALRSIEVEAENSEVPAKSD is encoded by the coding sequence ATGCCTTTACTGCGACTGGATCCTGTTCGACGAAGGTGGGTGATTACCGGCAAGCGTCCCGCCATGCCGGACGCGCTGGATTCCGGCGAGCTATGTCCTTTCTGTCCGGGGAACGAAAGTTTTACGCCTGCTTCGATCCGGGAACACCGGGATGCCAATGGACATTGGGACGTGCGAGTTTTTCACGACCGCGCTCCTCTGTTCCGCGTGGAAGGCGGACTGAACCGCGAGGGTGAGGGCATCTATGACCGCATGAACGCTGTGGGCGCGCATGAGATCGTGGTGGAGACCAACCAGCACGGCAAACCTCTCGCCGAGCTTGCGCCCCAGCACATTGCCTGTGTGCTGGAAATCTGCCGTGACCGGATCCTTGACCTGAAGCAGGACCTGCGTTTCCGCTACGTCTCGATGTTTAAGGACCAGGGCCGGGTGCGGCCCGCCGGCGAGGAACACAGCCACTCGCAGGTTCTTGCTGTTCCGGTCATCCCCACGCTGGTTGAGCGCGAGCTTCGCTGGAGCCTGTTTCATTACCAGCGCAAGGAACGGTGTATCTACTGCGACATCCTTTACCAGGAAACACGCCTGGGCACGCGGGTTGTTGACGAGAACCCGGATTTTGTCTGCCTGTGCCCCTATGCCTCGCGCTTTCCGTATGAGATCTGGGTGCTGCCCGTGCAGCACTTCTCGGCCTTTGAGCGGGACATGGCCGCCGGGCCGCGGCTGCATTCACTCGCGAGGTTTTTGAAGACGGCCCTGCTGCGGGTCCAGAAAGTTTCCAGCAAGCTGCGCCTGTCTCTCCACACTGAGCCTAACCTTGCGGCCTACGGCACAGAAACGACCCGCTGGAAAACCGTGAGGGACGATTACCACTGGCACTTCGAAATCTATCCCGAGCTCGACGGCGAATCGGACCACTTTGATGCGGAAAGTTTTTATTACAACCCTATCCCGGCCGAGGATGCCGCGCTTGCCCTGCGCTCGATTGAGGTTGAGGCGGAAAACAGCGAGGTCCCAGCCAAAAGTGATTGA
- a CDS encoding HEAT repeat domain-containing protein, with protein sequence MENLNKTGTKRSGSKRWRVALLALVLLPAAQIAAASPPASVEQERSRLLNEEWDPAKLYAILTSQDPEAGEDLYRAAFAAGPAIIPKLETALKDDRTAEFAAQTLAYFADGRSFDILAKLLQDPRDLDLRRFYYGALGGTGNPHDIEILMNKVLASDHEPDRDVTQTAILALSISSDAALVPRLRQAEMQISDPAIQDDLETAATVVELRARFMATPEGKSSSSSLEQAIRSYFMPALKPPAGTGAGEQNAGVEVRVKETTYSPDKSRALAAVDFENPDAVASYHLVLQKNQAGWNVASVWLGEEREKPQKQNPQK encoded by the coding sequence ATGGAAAATCTTAATAAGACAGGCACGAAACGGTCTGGCAGCAAACGCTGGCGAGTGGCGCTGCTGGCGCTGGTGCTTTTGCCGGCAGCGCAAATAGCTGCGGCATCGCCGCCTGCTTCGGTCGAGCAGGAGCGCAGCCGGCTTTTGAATGAGGAATGGGACCCGGCAAAGCTCTACGCCATCCTGACTTCACAGGACCCGGAAGCGGGCGAAGACCTTTATCGCGCGGCGTTCGCTGCCGGCCCGGCCATTATTCCAAAGCTTGAAACTGCTCTCAAAGATGACCGCACGGCGGAATTTGCCGCCCAGACGCTGGCTTACTTTGCCGATGGACGGTCCTTTGACATCCTGGCGAAACTGTTGCAGGACCCGCGCGACCTGGACCTGCGGCGCTTTTATTACGGTGCTCTGGGCGGGACCGGTAATCCACACGACATTGAGATTCTTATGAACAAGGTCCTCGCTTCAGACCACGAACCTGATCGCGACGTAACCCAGACCGCGATTCTCGCGCTCTCCATCAGTTCGGACGCGGCGCTTGTCCCCAGGCTTCGCCAGGCGGAAATGCAGATCTCTGATCCCGCCATACAGGACGACCTCGAGACGGCCGCTACGGTGGTTGAACTGCGGGCCAGATTTATGGCGACACCGGAAGGGAAGTCATCGAGTAGCTCGCTGGAACAGGCGATTCGCAGCTACTTTATGCCGGCGCTGAAGCCGCCAGCCGGGACCGGGGCAGGCGAGCAGAATGCCGGAGTGGAAGTCCGCGTGAAAGAGACGACCTATTCGCCCGACAAGTCGCGTGCGCTGGCTGCTGTTGATTTCGAGAATCCCGATGCCGTCGCCTCCTACCATCTGGTGCTGCAGAAAAACCAGGCAGGCTGGAACGTCGCCAGCGTGTGGCTGGGCGAGGAGCGCGAAAAACCGCAAAAGCAAAATCCGCAAAAATGA
- a CDS encoding site-specific DNA-methyltransferase: protein MHEQLRLLENPLSQESDQLEVPTGYRGLYAFHKYWGKKPHELMRFIVGLLTSPADLVLDPFVGSGTSAREALLHKRRFIGCDINPIACAITRLLSSPPRLETVTNGFAAVTGQVRDDILKTYRLEKGGGIASHYLWDGPVLKSVWQSNGLRMRRTELKPTDHDVSLMEIYKNYVNPLKFPHLFTNSRINAEAGLTVGDLFTGRALRNIDVLLSAIESLDADQRDALRLCLTAASGQMTNMVFAITNRGKTRGERALKVEVGSWVIGYWRPTVHFEINVWNCFARRVEKLIDALSTTDPLCGTKIAHFSNEVLSKKREAYVGCLDCRSLLASLPDQSVNLVVTDPPHSNRIPYLELSAMWNSLLGCPADFDHEIVVSEARARSKSVDAYTADIQGTLLQLSRVLKPHGAMVFLFNARNSSDWAALRPAMAINSSSAQLRYIGCFPAQYSTGSVVQDNRAGSLRHDYALVFSGSAGLSEARLTMLNKVQGWSYDLPPNSIAKTDT from the coding sequence ATGCATGAGCAGCTTCGGCTCTTAGAGAATCCCCTGTCGCAGGAGTCGGATCAACTCGAAGTTCCGACGGGTTACAGGGGGTTGTACGCTTTTCATAAATATTGGGGTAAGAAGCCGCACGAATTAATGCGGTTTATCGTAGGGCTTCTGACAAGCCCAGCAGACTTGGTGCTTGACCCGTTTGTCGGGTCCGGCACTTCTGCGCGGGAGGCTCTTCTCCACAAACGTCGCTTCATCGGTTGTGATATTAATCCCATCGCTTGTGCCATTACACGGTTACTTTCATCTCCCCCTAGATTAGAGACCGTCACGAACGGATTTGCTGCTGTCACCGGCCAGGTTAGGGACGACATTTTGAAGACATACCGTTTAGAAAAAGGCGGGGGGATTGCCAGTCACTATTTGTGGGACGGACCCGTGCTCAAGAGCGTCTGGCAATCAAATGGCCTCCGTATGAGACGGACAGAGCTCAAACCGACGGATCACGATGTGTCTCTTATGGAGATCTACAAGAATTATGTTAACCCCCTGAAATTCCCCCACCTCTTTACAAATTCACGCATCAATGCGGAAGCAGGTCTCACCGTGGGCGATCTGTTCACTGGCCGCGCCCTTCGCAATATTGACGTACTGCTCAGCGCCATAGAATCGCTCGATGCCGACCAAAGAGATGCGTTACGGCTATGCCTCACGGCCGCCTCGGGACAAATGACCAACATGGTTTTTGCCATAACAAACAGAGGCAAGACCCGTGGCGAGCGGGCCTTAAAAGTTGAGGTCGGCAGTTGGGTCATCGGGTACTGGCGGCCGACCGTCCACTTCGAGATTAACGTTTGGAACTGCTTCGCTCGACGCGTGGAGAAGCTCATCGACGCGTTGTCGACAACGGACCCGCTCTGCGGAACGAAGATTGCTCATTTTTCAAATGAAGTGCTCTCGAAGAAGCGCGAAGCCTATGTAGGTTGTTTGGACTGCAGATCACTTCTGGCCTCGCTGCCAGATCAGTCGGTCAACCTGGTAGTGACCGATCCGCCTCACAGCAACAGGATTCCCTATCTTGAACTCAGCGCCATGTGGAACTCCCTCTTGGGTTGCCCTGCTGATTTTGACCATGAAATTGTTGTTTCTGAGGCTAGGGCACGCAGTAAGAGCGTTGATGCCTATACGGCGGACATTCAAGGCACGCTCCTACAGCTTAGTCGGGTCCTTAAGCCTCATGGGGCCATGGTTTTCCTCTTCAACGCTCGAAACAGTTCCGATTGGGCAGCGCTTAGGCCCGCGATGGCAATCAATTCCTCGTCGGCACAGTTGCGCTACATCGGCTGCTTTCCAGCTCAGTATTCCACGGGCTCAGTAGTGCAGGACAATCGTGCGGGTAGTCTGAGGCATGACTATGCTCTGGTGTTTTCCGGATCTGCGGGGCTCTCTGAAGCTCGCCTTACTATGCTGAATAAAGTTCAAGGATGGTCCTATGACCTGCCACCCAATTCCATAGCAAAGACAGACACATGA
- a CDS encoding aminotransferase class I/II-fold pyridoxal phosphate-dependent enzyme — protein sequence MPRTLPQTREILAATRLEHVRYAIRDLAVLAEDLTRQGEQILPLNIGDPAIFDFRTPAHLIEAAAKAMRDGFNGYAPSLGAKPALDAIRADAEAKGIRNIQTVFVTEGVSEAVDIVLTALLEPRESVLTPLPDYPLYDAVLAKLNAQPNSYNLDESNGWQPDVDHLESQVTRNTRGLVVINPNNPTGAVYSRATLEKIVEVARRQNLVIFSDEIYARLMLDGEPHISIASLASDVPVVTFGGLSKEYLAPGWRVAWGVVSGDPAVVTPYVQGIHKLLRARLSANHPLQYAIPAAFEGPQDHLLETVNRLRRRRDLVMEWSRKTSRVSCVSPRGAFYAFPRLDIPESDDDFVRGLLAEEHVLVVNGGGFGQAPGTRHFRIVFLPPEHILEPALNKITAYVEKHWA from the coding sequence ATGCCACGTACACTGCCACAGACCCGTGAAATACTTGCTGCCACAAGGCTTGAGCACGTTCGTTACGCAATCCGCGACCTTGCCGTGTTGGCGGAGGATTTGACCCGACAGGGTGAGCAGATCCTTCCTCTCAATATCGGCGACCCGGCCATCTTTGATTTCCGGACTCCTGCGCATCTGATCGAGGCGGCAGCCAAAGCCATGCGCGACGGCTTCAACGGTTATGCTCCGTCGCTGGGCGCGAAGCCGGCGCTTGACGCAATCCGCGCAGACGCTGAAGCGAAAGGCATCCGGAACATCCAGACTGTTTTTGTCACTGAGGGTGTCAGCGAAGCGGTGGATATTGTTCTGACGGCGCTGCTCGAGCCGCGCGAGAGCGTTTTGACGCCGCTGCCAGACTACCCGCTCTATGATGCCGTGCTCGCAAAACTAAACGCTCAGCCTAATTCCTACAACCTGGATGAGAGCAATGGCTGGCAGCCGGATGTCGATCATCTGGAGAGCCAGGTCACCCGGAACACCCGCGGGCTGGTGGTGATCAATCCGAACAACCCGACAGGCGCTGTTTACTCGCGGGCCACACTCGAAAAGATTGTTGAGGTTGCGCGGCGACAGAATCTGGTGATCTTTTCCGACGAAATTTATGCAAGGCTGATGCTGGACGGTGAGCCGCACATCTCGATTGCGAGCCTGGCTTCTGACGTTCCTGTTGTCACCTTCGGAGGCCTTTCCAAGGAGTACTTGGCTCCCGGCTGGCGGGTGGCGTGGGGCGTTGTGAGCGGTGATCCGGCGGTTGTTACTCCCTACGTTCAGGGTATCCACAAGCTGCTCCGGGCGCGGCTGTCGGCAAACCATCCGCTGCAGTATGCAATCCCGGCGGCGTTCGAGGGACCGCAGGACCATCTGCTGGAAACCGTGAACAGGCTGCGCAGGCGACGCGACCTGGTGATGGAATGGAGCCGGAAGACGTCGAGGGTCAGTTGCGTGAGTCCGCGCGGGGCCTTTTATGCTTTTCCACGGCTCGACATTCCCGAAAGCGATGATGACTTCGTGCGGGGTTTACTGGCAGAAGAACATGTGCTGGTGGTGAACGGCGGAGGTTTTGGTCAGGCGCCTGGGACGCGGCATTTTCGCATTGTTTTCCTGCCCCCCGAGCATATTCTTGAGCCGGCACTTAATAAGATCACGGCGTACGTTGAAAAGCACTGGGCGTGA
- a CDS encoding Fic family protein, which produces MRINVEGLRVFQGKTLPDETRLVGWAALRHALGVQGPVRGPACVSAKHVSGSTREEGGWRIFDKRYWPGDTFADHLTFALRHETLDLLLLKRIFDAAEPKTVEEFVRETPTGISARRVWFLYELLTERMLDIPDDPGGTFVDVLDEGSYFTGSPRRSKRHRVRDNLLGTGKFCPIIRRTKLLTKFAASGLDKKAAETLGRTGAHLVARAASFLLLADSRASFEIEGERPPRTRLERWGRAVLQAGKNKLTLEEIVRLQGVLIEDARFVHVGLRPDDVFLGERDHNGDPLPEFIGARAADLRDLMTAMLEANDRMSGDGIDPVLQAAATAFGFVYIHPFQDGNGRIHRCLVHHVLAERKFTPPGMVFPVSSVMYDRIEDYRKTLQAHSGPLMEFIEWRPTPERNIEVLNDTADLYRYFDATQAAEFLYACVQRTVEQDLPYEIEYLRRRDEALRRIMDTVEMPDRLAENLLMFTRRNKGRLPNRRRTREFAKLTDKEVGMLEAIVREAFEGFEDAGARRDDVRRDTEETAERSPEFPKPE; this is translated from the coding sequence ATGCGTATCAATGTGGAAGGATTGAGGGTCTTCCAGGGGAAGACGCTTCCGGATGAAACTCGGCTGGTGGGCTGGGCGGCGCTGAGGCATGCGCTCGGGGTTCAGGGGCCGGTGCGCGGTCCGGCATGCGTGTCGGCAAAGCATGTCAGCGGGAGTACGCGGGAAGAGGGTGGCTGGCGGATTTTCGACAAGCGGTACTGGCCTGGCGACACATTTGCGGATCACCTGACATTTGCGCTTCGCCACGAGACCCTCGATCTGCTTCTGTTGAAGCGGATTTTCGATGCGGCGGAACCCAAGACCGTCGAGGAGTTCGTCCGCGAAACGCCGACGGGAATATCGGCGCGGCGGGTCTGGTTTCTGTATGAGTTGCTGACGGAGCGCATGCTGGACATACCGGACGATCCGGGCGGGACGTTTGTTGATGTCCTTGACGAAGGGAGCTACTTCACCGGCAGCCCGCGCCGCTCGAAACGCCATCGGGTGCGCGACAACCTGCTCGGGACGGGCAAATTCTGTCCGATTATCCGCCGTACAAAACTGCTGACGAAATTTGCAGCCAGCGGGCTTGATAAGAAAGCCGCCGAAACGCTGGGCCGTACGGGCGCGCACCTGGTCGCGCGCGCGGCGAGTTTTCTTCTGCTTGCCGACAGCAGGGCGAGCTTTGAAATCGAGGGCGAGCGGCCTCCGCGCACGCGCCTGGAACGCTGGGGGCGGGCCGTCCTGCAGGCAGGAAAAAACAAGCTGACGCTTGAGGAGATCGTCCGGTTGCAGGGCGTGCTGATCGAGGACGCGCGGTTTGTGCATGTGGGCCTGCGGCCCGACGACGTGTTTCTCGGGGAGCGCGACCACAACGGCGACCCGCTGCCGGAATTCATTGGCGCGCGCGCAGCCGACCTGCGGGACTTGATGACGGCGATGCTGGAAGCGAATGACCGGATGAGCGGGGATGGCATCGACCCTGTCCTGCAGGCGGCGGCGACAGCCTTCGGGTTTGTCTATATCCATCCCTTCCAGGACGGGAACGGCCGGATACACCGCTGCCTCGTCCACCACGTTCTCGCCGAGCGAAAGTTCACCCCGCCGGGGATGGTGTTTCCGGTCTCCTCCGTCATGTACGACCGGATTGAAGACTACCGCAAGACGCTGCAGGCGCATTCAGGGCCTTTGATGGAATTCATCGAGTGGCGGCCGACGCCGGAGCGCAATATCGAGGTGTTGAACGACACGGCCGATTTGTATCGTTACTTCGACGCCACGCAGGCGGCGGAGTTTCTTTATGCCTGCGTTCAGCGGACGGTGGAGCAGGATCTGCCTTACGAGATCGAGTATCTGCGACGTCGCGATGAAGCGCTGCGTCGCATCATGGATACGGTCGAAATGCCGGACCGCCTGGCCGAAAACCTCCTCATGTTCACCAGGCGAAACAAGGGGCGGTTACCCAATAGACGGCGGACGAGAGAGTTTGCCAAGCTGACCGATAAGGAAGTCGGGATGCTCGAAGCGATTGTGCGTGAGGCGTTCGAAGGTTTCGAAGATGCAGGAGCGCGGAGGGACGATGTGCGGCGTGATACCGAAGAAACAGCAGAGAGGAGCCCGGAATTTCCCAAGCCGGAGTGA
- a CDS encoding trehalase has protein sequence MTKTLISRPFVLYAILAAFLTALPGGAARSTGTKTTTNVKQILQYISTGWSTLTRSMAECQTYTDPKTKAKSILYLPADFPESTGLETAAVGCQVQVKHLPAVIQRLGEADVSSIKPDGLLYLPKPYVVPGGMFNEMYGWDSYFIMRGLVEDGRLDLARDILDNFFFEIDHYGGILNANRTYYLTRSQPPFLTSMIRIVYEAERARGQSDPAWLRTAYEHAVKDYRFWTEPPHLAGDTGLSRFYDFGKGPVPELGPETDAYYETVGRYFLLHPQGSQPYLQLVPRNENGSPTSVTGPEFSLNLDFISNEKGAKEQDTTINKFALTPRFYKGDRSMRESGFDVSFRFGPFGASTQDFAAVDLNCLLYKSEQDLEWMSNELGLKAASTEWHQRATTRRQEIDKYLWSTSYGLYYDYDFANGTQSRYSYATTFYPLWTGLATPEQAKAIFRNLAAFDRPGGIVMSMLNTGGQWDAPYGWAPIQLIAIEGLRRYGYEAEANGISLQFLSMVLENFLRDGTLHEKYDVDTRSSETNVEAGYKTNVTGFGWTNGVFLALYNALPKAAQERLAQK, from the coding sequence ATGACAAAAACACTTATTTCCAGGCCCTTCGTTCTCTATGCCATTCTTGCGGCGTTCCTTACGGCCCTTCCGGGTGGCGCGGCCCGCTCCACCGGGACGAAAACAACCACTAACGTAAAGCAGATACTCCAGTATATTTCAACCGGCTGGAGTACGCTCACCCGCTCGATGGCCGAGTGCCAGACCTATACCGACCCCAAAACCAAGGCAAAGTCCATCCTTTATCTCCCCGCAGATTTTCCCGAGTCCACTGGCCTGGAAACCGCGGCAGTTGGATGCCAGGTGCAAGTCAAGCACTTGCCAGCAGTCATCCAACGATTGGGAGAAGCCGACGTCAGCTCCATCAAGCCCGACGGCCTGCTCTATCTTCCCAAGCCTTACGTCGTCCCAGGCGGTATGTTCAATGAGATGTACGGCTGGGATAGTTACTTCATCATGCGTGGACTTGTCGAGGACGGAAGGCTCGATTTAGCCCGGGACATCCTTGATAATTTTTTCTTTGAAATCGACCACTACGGCGGAATTCTCAATGCCAACCGAACCTATTATCTAACCCGGTCGCAGCCGCCGTTTCTTACTTCCATGATCCGGATCGTCTACGAAGCCGAGAGAGCCAGGGGCCAATCGGACCCTGCATGGCTTCGCACCGCCTATGAGCATGCCGTCAAAGACTACCGCTTTTGGACAGAGCCGCCTCACCTGGCAGGAGACACTGGTCTTTCTCGATTTTACGATTTTGGCAAGGGTCCGGTTCCTGAACTAGGTCCAGAAACAGATGCCTATTATGAAACAGTGGGAAGGTATTTCTTGCTTCACCCACAGGGGAGCCAGCCCTACCTCCAACTGGTCCCAAGGAATGAAAATGGATCTCCGACATCCGTCACGGGCCCGGAGTTTTCTCTCAACCTCGATTTCATCTCCAACGAGAAAGGCGCCAAGGAACAGGACACGACCATCAACAAATTCGCTCTGACGCCAAGGTTTTACAAGGGGGACCGGAGCATGCGCGAATCCGGATTTGATGTGTCTTTCCGCTTTGGGCCATTCGGGGCCAGTACGCAGGATTTTGCAGCGGTCGATCTGAACTGCCTGCTGTACAAATCTGAACAGGACCTGGAGTGGATGAGCAACGAGCTTGGACTTAAAGCAGCGTCCACGGAATGGCATCAGCGGGCAACGACCCGCCGCCAGGAAATTGACAAATATCTGTGGAGCACTTCATATGGCCTCTATTACGATTATGATTTCGCGAATGGAACTCAATCGAGATATTCATACGCGACGACCTTCTATCCGCTCTGGACAGGCCTGGCGACTCCTGAACAGGCAAAAGCCATTTTCAGGAACCTGGCGGCATTTGACCGGCCGGGGGGAATCGTGATGAGCATGCTCAACACCGGAGGCCAATGGGACGCCCCTTATGGCTGGGCGCCAATCCAACTGATTGCCATTGAGGGCTTGCGGCGCTACGGGTATGAAGCCGAAGCCAACGGCATTTCTCTCCAGTTCCTTTCCATGGTTCTGGAAAACTTCCTCAGGGACGGGACCCTCCACGAAAAATACGACGTAGACACACGATCTTCCGAAACGAATGTCGAGGCGGGATACAAGACCAACGTGACGGGTTTTGGATGGACGAACGGCGTCTTCCTGGCTCTTTACAACGCTCTGCCCAAAGCGGCCCAAGAGCGCCTGGCACAGAAATGA